Within the Rhizobium grahamii genome, the region AACTCGGTCTGCCGCTCTTCATCAAGCCCGCGCGCCAGGGCTCGTCGGTCGGTGTCAGCAAGGTCAAGACGCAAGAGGAGTTCGCCGCCGCCCTCGCTGAGGGCTTCAGGCACGACAGCAAACTTCTCGCCGAGGAATTCATCGCCGGCCGCGAGATTGAGTTCAGCGTGCTCGAACACGCAAACGGCGAGATCACCATCTCGCTGCCGGGCGAGATCGCACCGGCGGAGAGCCACGGTTTTTATAGCTACCAGGCGAAATATATCGATGAGGCCGGTGCAGCGCTCCGCGTGCCGGCGCAGTTGCCAAAGGAGATCGAGGACGCCTTGCGCAAGACCGCACTTCAGGCCTTCAGGGCCCTCGGCTGCGACGGCATGGCCCGCGTCGATTTCTTCCTGATGCAGGACATGTCCTTCGTGGTCAACGAGCTCAATACCATCCCCGGCTTCACCAATATCAGCATGTACGCCAAGGCGATGGCGGCATCGGGCATCAGCTATGCCGAGGTCCTCGATGTCCTGATAGACCGGGCGTTGACGCGCGGTGGCGGCTGACGCCTTGAACTGGGGACAGGTTAAGCCAAGGGGTCCCGTCACAACCGTTTCTTAACCGTGTCATGCCACTACTCTAGGCACGATTTGCCTGAGAGTTTTGCGTGTTCGTGATGGCAGTCATAGAGACGGCAGAAAAGCTTATGCCTGCGGGGCTTCGCCCTGCAGGTAGCCGTATTCTGCGCGCGTTGCTCGCCGTGCTGACCGAGCGCGGTGAAAAGGCGGCCGCCCAGCGCATGGCGCTGACCGCATTCTCCATCCGTATCGCCAGTGCTGCCCTCGCCTTCCTGTCTCAGATCGTCCTTGCCCGGATGATGGGCGAATACGAATACGGCATCTTTGTCTTCGTCTGGGTGCTGATCGTTCTCTTCGGGGACCTGTCCTGCCTAGGTTTTCACACGGCGATTGTCCGTTTTCTGCCGCAATACAGGGCCGCCGGCGCTTACGCCGAGATTCGCGGGCTCACCGGCACGGCGCGCGTCTTCGGCCTGATCTCAGGCACTATCGTCCTCGCGATCGGCATGATCGCGCTGCACGTCTTCAGCGACAAGGTCCAGAGCTACTACATCATCCCGATCGTGCTTGGCCTTTTGGCGATGCCGATGATCGCGCTCGGCGATATCCTGGAAGGAACGTCGCGCGCCAATCACTGGCCGGTCATGGCCTTGAGTCCGGTCTATATCATCCGGCCTGTCCTCATCATCCTGTTCATGCTGGCGGCAATCGGCTTCGGTGCGCCGCGTACCGCCGTTACGGCAATGCAGGCAGCGCTTGCGGCCACCTACGTCACGGCGCTTGGCCAATATGCCGCAACGCTCGTGCGCCTGCGCCGTCATTACAAAGAGGGCCCGAGCAAGGTCGATTTCCTAGGATGGCTGGGCGTTGCCTTTCCGATCTTCCTGATCGAAGGCGTGAGCTTCCTCCTTACCAACTCGGACGTCGTCGTCGTCGGCATCTTCCTCGAGCCGCACGATGTCGCGATCTATTTCGCCGCCGCCAAGACGATGGCGCTCGTCCACTTCATCAACTTTTCGGTCAAGGCCGCCTCCGGACCGCGTTTCTCGAGCCTCATCGCCGAAGGCAACCGTCCGCAGCTCGCCGCAGCCGCGATCGATGCCGCCAGATGGACGTTCTGGCCCGCGCTTGCGGTCGGCCTTGCGGTCCTGGCTGCCGGGCACCTCCTGCTTTCGCTGTTCGGCGGCGCCTTCACGGCCGGCTATGCGCTGATGGCAATCCTGCTCGCCGGTATCCTCGCCAAGGCGCTGGTGGGACCTGCCGAAACCCTGCTCATGATGGCCGGCAAGCAGAAGATCTGCGTCATGCTCTACGCCGGTGCCCTGAAGGCAAACGTCGTGCTGAACATTGCCCTCATCCCGCAATTCGGCATCGAAGGCGCGGCAATCGCCACCGCGTCGGCAATGGGCGTCGAAGCCGTGCTGCTGCACCTTGCGGTTCGCCGCTCGCTTGGCATCGCCCTCTTCGCCTTCGCCAAACCGCCCGTCGCCCACAACGAGATGGAAGCCTGACAGAATGGTCCGCACTCCTTCCGCCACTCCGACGACCGATGCGACCAAGAACCGAATGGTCCATGAACTGGCCTCGCTGGCGTTCGACGCGCCGCAGGCCGAGGCCCGCATCGACGTCGGCCGGCCCGGTCGGGAACTCTGCCTCTATTCCGGCAAGCTCGGCTACGAGATGCAGGAGGAACTCGACTTCCTCTCAAACCGCGCGATGGAGCCGAACGTGTTCTTCACCGGCCGCTTCCTGGCGCCAGCCATGCCGCGCCTCGACGATCGACAGGTGAATTTTGCATTGCTTCGGGACCGAAACGAAAGCCGCAGTCGACTGCGCGTTTTGATGCCGTTCTCGGTTGAGAAACCCGGCTTTGCGGTAGGGCCGTCCATCATCCGCATCTGGGCGAACAATTTCGCTCCCTTGGGAACGCCGCTCGTCGATGGCGAAGACGCTGCCGAAACGCTCGACAACCTGCTGGAAGGGCTGGCCGACCGCAACTTGCGCCTGCCCTCGATCCTCGTATTGCCGGATGTCCGGCTGAACGGCATCTTCGCGCGGCTGGCAAAAGCGGTGGCGATCGGCCGGAACCTGCCGATCACCGTGACCAATCCCTACCTGCGTCCGATGCTGCAAAGCGACGAGGACGCGACCGTCTACCTGCGCCGCTCGGTATCATCGTCGCACCTGCGCGAAATGCGGCGGCAATGGCGCCTGCTGGAAGAGCAGGGCAACGTCGGCTACAGCGTCGCCCGCCAACCGCGCGAGATCCACACCCGTTTCGAGGAATTCCTGGCGCTCGAAGCCGGCGGCTGGAAGGGGAAGAAGCGCAGCGCGCTGGTGACCGACCGCTATCATACCGCCTTCGCCCGCGAGGCGATCTCAAACCTGGCGGAGGTCGATGCCGTTCGCGTCCACACGATCGACCTCAATGGAAAAGCGATTGCCTCCACCGTCGTGCTGATGATGGGTGGCGAGGCCTACACCTGGAAAACGGCTTACAACGAGAGCTACGCCCGTTATTCGCCGGGTAAGCTTCTGATGGCGGAGTTGACCGAATGGCATCTCGACGACGCCAACATCCAGCGTTCGGATTCCTGCGCTATTCCCGATCATCCGATCATGAGCCGACTCTGGCAGGAGCGGGAAGAGATGGGAACCGTGGTGATCGGGCTGACACAGAACAGTGACCGTGAAGTCCGCCAGGTCTCGGCTCAGCTTCACATGTACAGCAGTACGCGAAGCGTCGCGAAAATGCTGCGTCAAAAAATCATGTCCCTTGCGGGGCGTGGATAGGCGCGGCGCTGGCCGATCGCTCGCGCAGCAGGCGCCGGATCACCTTGCCCGTCGTCGTCAGCGGCAGTTCCGGCACGAACTCCACCTCGCGCGGATACTCGTGCATCGAGAGGCGCATCTTGACCCACTCACTAATATCGAGCGCCAATCGCTCGCTAGGCTCAAAGCCGGGCGCCAGCACCACATAGGCCTTGACGATCTCGGTCCGAACCGAATCCGGCTTACCAACGGCTGCGGCGAGCTGCACGGCCGGATGTCCGATCAGACAGTCCTCGATTTCAGCGGGTCCGATCCGGTATCCGGACGAGGTAATGACATCATCGTCCCGGCCGAAGAAAGTCACGTAGCCTTCCGCATCCTGGCGTCCGATATCGCCTGTCAGCAACCATTCACCGGCAAACTTGCGCTGCGTGGCCTCTGCGTCGTTCCAATATCCGAGAAACATCACAGGATCCGGCCGCCGGATGGCGATCTGCCCGGGCTCCCCAACAGGCAGTTCCTCGCCTTTCTCGCTGACGATCGCGACGCGATGTCCAGGCACCGCCCGGCCGATCGCGCCCGGTCGGCTGATCCCGATCGAGGCATTCGATGACAGGACGAAATTGCACTCCGTCTGGCCGTAGAACTCGTTCACGGTAATTCCAACTGTGCGCTTTACCCAATCATGGGTCTCGGCGCCGAGCGATTCGCCTGCCGCGCCGATCGTGCGCAAGACGAGATCGTATTTCTTCCGTGGATCGGGAACCGATCGCAGCAGCCGGAGCGCGGTCGGCGGAATAAAGCCGTTGCGCACCTTCATCTCGGCCATGATGCGGTAAGCCATATCCGCGTCGAATTTCTGCGCCGGTGACGAGACGACGGGAACACCGAGCAGCAGGCTCGGCAGCAGCGCATTCAGCAGTCCGCCGGCCCAGGCCCAGTCCGAGGGCGTCCAGACCTTGTCGCCCGGCTGCGGAAAACCTTCGTGGGCAAACTGCATTCCGGGTATGTGGCCAGCGAGCACCTGATGGCCGTGCAAGGCGCCCTTTGGCGGGCCCGTCGTCCCTGAGGTGAAGATCATCAATGCGGGATCATGAGGCGCGGTCTTGGCAACCTCGAAGACTTGCGGATACTCCCCAACAAGCGCGGAAAAGGATCGCGCGCCGTGTGCTTCGCCATCGACAGAGATCACTTCGCTGAGATCGGGCAGGCGCTCGCGGATCTCGCGGATTCGATCAAGGCCGAAAGCGTTGGTGATGACGACGGATGCGCCCGCCGTCTTCAACCGGTACTCCAGCGCCTCGACACCGAAGAGCAAGGCCAGCGGCAACGCGATCGCGCCGATCTTGTAGATCGCAACATGTGCAATGACCGTCTCGAACGATTGCGGCAGCAGCAACGCGACGCGATCGCCCTTCTTCACCCCCAGCGAGACCAGCGCATTGGCAAAGGAAGACGAGCGCTCGGCCAGTTCGCGATATGTCATCGAAAGGTGATTGCCATCGGGGCTGAAGTGCTCAAGGCAGACGCGCTCTGGCGCCCGCTCGGCCCAGTCGTCGCTCACCGCACGGCCGATGTTGAAATCGTCAGGGATGTCCCACGCAAAATCACGGTAAAGGTCTTCGTAGCGATCGCGCTGCGGCAGTCTCATCGGCAGAAATCCAGTCAAATGCTGCAGCAGCTAACACCCGGAACTCCGCATACGCAAGCGCGAGACAGAGACTGGCGCCTGTAGCGGTCACAAAACTTTTGTGTGGCTGACAGACACTTTCGTGTTTGCCGCGCTAGATCAAGGGGCGCGCTGGGTAGCGACTCGATGTTTGGAGCAATTTCATGGATTACGTCAAATTTGGCGGCACTGGCCTGGAAGTGTCGAAAATCTGCCTGGGCTGCATGACCTTCGGCGATCCAGGCCGCGGCAATCATAGCTGGACACTTGGCGAGGAGGAGAGCCGTGCTCTGATCAAGCAGGCGCTTGATCACGGCATCAACTTCCTCGATACCGCCAACACCTATTCCGACGGATCTTCGGAAGAGATCGTCGGACGCGCCATAAAGGACTTCTCAAAGCGCGAGGACATCGTGCTCGCGACGAAGGTATTCAACCGCATGCGACCGGGGCCGAACGGCGCCGGCCTCTCGCGCAAGGCGATCTTCGACGAGATCGACAACAGCCTGCGCCGTTTGGGCACCGACTATGTCGATCTCTACCAGATCCATCGCTTTGACCCGACGACCTCCATCGAGGAAACGCTGGAAGCGCTGCACGATGTCGTCAAGGCCGGCAAGGCGCGCTATATCGGCGCCTCCTCGATGTATGCCTGGCAGTTCGCCAAGATGCTCTACACATCGCGCGCAAACGGCTGGACGCCTTTTGTCAGCATGCAGGACCATCTCAACCTGCTCTACCGTGAAGAAGAACGCGAAATGCTGCCCTTCTGCGCGGACCAGAAGATCGCCGTGATCCCATGGAGCCCGCTCGCTCGTGGTCGCCTGACGCGCGATTGGGATGAAAAGACGGCGCGCAGCGAAACCGATGAATTCGGCAAAACGCTTTACAAGCAGGCCGAAGATGCCGATCGCGCCATTATCGGCCTTGTCGGCAAGCTGGCTGAAAAATACGGGGTTTCCCGTGCCCAGATCGCGACAGCCTGGATTGTCCAGAAGAGCGAAGTGACGGCCCCGATCATCGGCGCATCGAAGCCGGGCCACCTGACTGACGCGGTTACGGCCTTGGCCGTCAAGCTGACAAAGGAAGACGTCGCGGCCCTTGAAGAACCCTACGTGCCGCACCGGGTCGAAGGCTTCAAGTGAGGTAACGCGCAGAAGGATAGCCGGTCCCGGACGTCGCATCCGGATCGGCATTTCGACGCGACTGCCTTTTCTCAAGGATTCCACGATGACAACCATTCCCTTCGAGGCACGCCGCTTTCAATCCACGGCGGCCTATTACACGCGTTACCGCGTTCCCTACCCCGACGACCTGATCGCGCACGTTTCCGAACGTACCGGTCTTGCGCCGGGCGACCGCGTGCTCGACCTTGGCTGCGGCCCAGGCCAACTCGGCATCGCCTTTGCGCGATTGGCCGGCGCCGATGTCACCGGCCTCGATCCCGAGCCGGAGATGCTGGAGGCTGCAGCCTCCGACGCTGCCGCGGCCGGTGTAACCGTAACCTTCGTCAAAGGCTCTTCATATGATCTCGGTCAGCGTTTCGCACCGCTGAAGCTGACGGTCATGGGGCGCTCGTTTCACTGGATGGATCGCCCGGCAACGCTAAAGGCGCTCGATGATATCACCGTACCGGGCGGTTGCGTCGTCCTGTTCGGCGACCGGCATATTTCTTCAACGCCAGACTGGCGGCAGGCCGTCAACACGCTCGCCGAAAGCTATGCGCCGGAACGCAATGCCGATCGTGAACGGCGCAAAGGGCCGGATTGGGTGGAGCATGAAGGCATCTTGCTTCAGTCACGCTTCAACGACCTCGAACGGATTTCCGTCATCAGGGAACGCAAGCTCAGCCCCGACGATATCGTCGGCCGCGCCTTTTCAACATCGGCAACTTCGCCGCAGGCGCTTGGCGACAAGTCTGCAGCCTTCGAGGCCGCCCTGCGTGAGACGCTCGCAAAGCTTTCGCCCGAGGGCATCTTCGCGGAGATCGTGGAGATCGGTGGCCTGATCGCCCGTCGAAGCTAGAGCGCCGTGCGTCCTCAAGGACGCACAAAGGACGCTCTATCTTGTTGAATCTACGCATCAGGCTTTCCGAAAATCGATTCCGATTTTCGGGCCGATGCTAGGCATCAGCTTTGTTAGCGAGGGAAAGCGCGTCGCGCGTCGTATAGAGAAAACTGTCCGAAAGCTCACGGCTCTCGACTGCCCGCGCAAGGATGACCGCCCCCATCATGGCTGAAAGCGTCGTGAATCCCTTTTCACGACGCTCCTTCGGCGTTTCACCGGGAACAATGCCGGAGAGGATATCGACGAGCATCGAAAGCCCGTCATTGAACGTCTCGCGCACCGCACCGCGGCTGCGGCTGACTTCTTGGGCGAGCGAGGCAAAGACGCAGCTCCCGCCCGGATCATCGACACTGCAACGCGACAGATAGTGATTGAGCAGCGCATCCAACGGTCGCCCCGGCGCCGAGGCGATGATCTCGTTCCAGCGGATCTTCACCTTTTCGATCAGCGCCCGGCTGACCTCAAGCGCCAGGTCTTCCTTTGATTCGAAATGCCCATAGAACCCGCCATGCGTCATGCCGGCAGCCTTCATTATCTCCGCAACGCCGATACCGTCGAAGCCCTTCTCGCGAAACAGCACCCCCGCAACCTGCAGGATCTTCTCGCGATTTTCGGCAAATTTCTCTCGGCTAACCCGCATTCGCTTCTCCGCAATTCGTTGCTTGACAATTTATATGATGTCCATCATCAATACGCAACAATTATGATGATCGTCATCTAAAAGCTTTCGATAGTCTCCGGCAAACCTCAATACGGAACGGCCACATGGTATCCACTGCACTTGCCTCAACGCTGGCGCGACGCAACATCCACTACGGATGGGTCGTCGTCGCGGCAACCTTCATCACCATGCTGGTGACCGCCGGCGCCATGGGCGCGCCGGGTGTCCTCATCAAGCCGCTTCAGGATGAGTTCGGCTGGGAAACCTCGCAGATATCCTCGGCACTTGCCGTCCGTCTGATCCTCTTCGGCCTCATGGGGCCGTTCTCCGCCGCCTTCATGAACTATTTCGGCGTCCGCAAGGTCATCGTCTTTGCCATGATCCTGATCGCCAGCGGTTTCGTTGGCTCCTTGTTCATGACCGAGCTTTGGCAGCTGCTATTGCTCTGGGGCGTCGTCGTCGGCTTCGGCACCGGACTGACCGCGATGGTTCTCGCAGCGACCGTTTCTGCCCGCTGGTTCACCAAGCATCGTGGGCTGGTCGTCGGCATGCTCTCGGCCAGTTCCGCCACCGGCCAGCTGGTCTTCCTGCCGTTCATGGCGCAGCTGACGGAAAGCTACGGATGGCGCGCGACGGTCTTTTTCGTCTGCGGCATGATCATGGTTGCAGCCCTTCTGGTACTGGCCTTCATGCGTGACCGCCCCTCCGACCTTAATCTCCC harbors:
- a CDS encoding GNAT family N-acetyltransferase, with translation MVRTPSATPTTDATKNRMVHELASLAFDAPQAEARIDVGRPGRELCLYSGKLGYEMQEELDFLSNRAMEPNVFFTGRFLAPAMPRLDDRQVNFALLRDRNESRSRLRVLMPFSVEKPGFAVGPSIIRIWANNFAPLGTPLVDGEDAAETLDNLLEGLADRNLRLPSILVLPDVRLNGIFARLAKAVAIGRNLPITVTNPYLRPMLQSDEDATVYLRRSVSSSHLREMRRQWRLLEEQGNVGYSVARQPREIHTRFEEFLALEAGGWKGKKRSALVTDRYHTAFAREAISNLAEVDAVRVHTIDLNGKAIASTVVLMMGGEAYTWKTAYNESYARYSPGKLLMAELTEWHLDDANIQRSDSCAIPDHPIMSRLWQEREEMGTVVIGLTQNSDREVRQVSAQLHMYSSTRSVAKMLRQKIMSLAGRG
- a CDS encoding class I SAM-dependent methyltransferase, with amino-acid sequence MTTIPFEARRFQSTAAYYTRYRVPYPDDLIAHVSERTGLAPGDRVLDLGCGPGQLGIAFARLAGADVTGLDPEPEMLEAAASDAAAAGVTVTFVKGSSYDLGQRFAPLKLTVMGRSFHWMDRPATLKALDDITVPGGCVVLFGDRHISSTPDWRQAVNTLAESYAPERNADRERRKGPDWVEHEGILLQSRFNDLERISVIRERKLSPDDIVGRAFSTSATSPQALGDKSAAFEAALRETLAKLSPEGIFAEIVEIGGLIARRS
- a CDS encoding aldo/keto reductase: MDYVKFGGTGLEVSKICLGCMTFGDPGRGNHSWTLGEEESRALIKQALDHGINFLDTANTYSDGSSEEIVGRAIKDFSKREDIVLATKVFNRMRPGPNGAGLSRKAIFDEIDNSLRRLGTDYVDLYQIHRFDPTTSIEETLEALHDVVKAGKARYIGASSMYAWQFAKMLYTSRANGWTPFVSMQDHLNLLYREEEREMLPFCADQKIAVIPWSPLARGRLTRDWDEKTARSETDEFGKTLYKQAEDADRAIIGLVGKLAEKYGVSRAQIATAWIVQKSEVTAPIIGASKPGHLTDAVTALAVKLTKEDVAALEEPYVPHRVEGFK
- a CDS encoding TetR/AcrR family transcriptional regulator, producing MRVSREKFAENREKILQVAGVLFREKGFDGIGVAEIMKAAGMTHGGFYGHFESKEDLALEVSRALIEKVKIRWNEIIASAPGRPLDALLNHYLSRCSVDDPGGSCVFASLAQEVSRSRGAVRETFNDGLSMLVDILSGIVPGETPKERREKGFTTLSAMMGAVILARAVESRELSDSFLYTTRDALSLANKADA
- a CDS encoding D-alanine--D-alanine ligase family protein, with the translated sequence MPTQPTRPRIAILFGGRSPEHDVSILSATNVVAALDAERYDVLPIFVTREGQWLLLPKGTTPSSAAKVEEAVEVSLVPGGHGRLLAIPQGAQPYEVPAIDVLFPVLHGMHGEDGSIQGMAAVARVPLAGCGLLGSVTAIDKDIAKRLLREAELPVAKALCIEEDSVPSFETAARELGLPLFIKPARQGSSVGVSKVKTQEEFAAALAEGFRHDSKLLAEEFIAGREIEFSVLEHANGEITISLPGEIAPAESHGFYSYQAKYIDEAGAALRVPAQLPKEIEDALRKTALQAFRALGCDGMARVDFFLMQDMSFVVNELNTIPGFTNISMYAKAMAASGISYAEVLDVLIDRALTRGGG
- a CDS encoding oligosaccharide flippase family protein, whose translation is MAVIETAEKLMPAGLRPAGSRILRALLAVLTERGEKAAAQRMALTAFSIRIASAALAFLSQIVLARMMGEYEYGIFVFVWVLIVLFGDLSCLGFHTAIVRFLPQYRAAGAYAEIRGLTGTARVFGLISGTIVLAIGMIALHVFSDKVQSYYIIPIVLGLLAMPMIALGDILEGTSRANHWPVMALSPVYIIRPVLIILFMLAAIGFGAPRTAVTAMQAALAATYVTALGQYAATLVRLRRHYKEGPSKVDFLGWLGVAFPIFLIEGVSFLLTNSDVVVVGIFLEPHDVAIYFAAAKTMALVHFINFSVKAASGPRFSSLIAEGNRPQLAAAAIDAARWTFWPALAVGLAVLAAGHLLLSLFGGAFTAGYALMAILLAGILAKALVGPAETLLMMAGKQKICVMLYAGALKANVVLNIALIPQFGIEGAAIATASAMGVEAVLLHLAVRRSLGIALFAFAKPPVAHNEMEA
- a CDS encoding AMP-binding protein; its protein translation is MRLPQRDRYEDLYRDFAWDIPDDFNIGRAVSDDWAERAPERVCLEHFSPDGNHLSMTYRELAERSSSFANALVSLGVKKGDRVALLLPQSFETVIAHVAIYKIGAIALPLALLFGVEALEYRLKTAGASVVITNAFGLDRIREIRERLPDLSEVISVDGEAHGARSFSALVGEYPQVFEVAKTAPHDPALMIFTSGTTGPPKGALHGHQVLAGHIPGMQFAHEGFPQPGDKVWTPSDWAWAGGLLNALLPSLLLGVPVVSSPAQKFDADMAYRIMAEMKVRNGFIPPTALRLLRSVPDPRKKYDLVLRTIGAAGESLGAETHDWVKRTVGITVNEFYGQTECNFVLSSNASIGISRPGAIGRAVPGHRVAIVSEKGEELPVGEPGQIAIRRPDPVMFLGYWNDAEATQRKFAGEWLLTGDIGRQDAEGYVTFFGRDDDVITSSGYRIGPAEIEDCLIGHPAVQLAAAVGKPDSVRTEIVKAYVVLAPGFEPSERLALDISEWVKMRLSMHEYPREVEFVPELPLTTTGKVIRRLLRERSASAAPIHAPQGT